Proteins from a single region of Equus asinus isolate D_3611 breed Donkey chromosome 17, EquAss-T2T_v2, whole genome shotgun sequence:
- the CDC42EP2 gene encoding cdc42 effector protein 2, translating into MSTKVPIYLKRGSRKGKKEKLRDLLSSDMISPPLGDFRHTIHIGSGGGSDMFGDISFLQGKFHLLPGTAVEGPEEDGTFDLPFQFTRTATLYGQELPDGPSPLLKNAISLPVIGGPQALTLPTTQAPPKPPRLHLETPQSSPQPSPQEAGSVDIWRIPEAGSAHNGLTPESGAEEPFLSHASSLLSLHVDLGPSILDDVLQIMDQDLGHMQIPT; encoded by the coding sequence ATGTCTACCAAGGTGCCCATCTATCTGAAGCGCGGCAGCCGCAAGGGCAAGAAAGAGAAGCTTCGGGACCTGCTGTCCTCAGACATGATCAGCCCGCCGCTGGGGGACTTCCGCCACACCATTCATATCGGCAGTGGAGGCGGCAGCGACATGTTTGGTGACATCTCCTTCCTGCAGGGCAAGTTCCACCTCCTGCCTGGGACAGCGGTCGAGGGACCTGAGGAGGATGGCACCTTCGACCTCCCCTTCCAGTTCACCCGCACGGCCACGCTGTATGGGCAGGAGCTCCCCGACGGGCCGTCCCCTCTGCTCAAGAACGCCATCTCCCTCCCAGTCATCGGTGGGCCCCAGGCCCTCACCCTGCCCACAACCCAGGCCCCACCCAAGCCCCCTCGCCTGCACCTGGAGACCCCTCAGTCTTCCCCACAGCCTTCCCCACAGGAGGCAGGGAGTGTGGACATCTGGAGAATTCCGGAGGCTGGCTCGGCCCACAATGGGCTGACCCCTGAGTCGGGGGCAGAGGAGCCCTTCCTGTCTCATGCCAGCTCCCTGCTCTCGCTGCACGTGGACCTGGGGCCTTCCATCCTGGACGACGTCCTCCAGATCATGGACCAGGACCTGGGCCATATGCAGATCCCCACATAG